One part of the Larus michahellis chromosome 22, bLarMic1.1, whole genome shotgun sequence genome encodes these proteins:
- the LOC141733885 gene encoding protein NDRG2-like isoform X2, with translation MGDPDPEMGGQTHRWGSQPHRCVCPWTPGSPLPHRSGSSPIGGGPPGHLGPLPSPLGPPSPGTWGPSIPSLAPWVPPAPRPWVQPHSRGVGLSPDESCFTPLFAHEEMGEIVKNFLVVHVDPPGMEEGAPPYPPGYQYPSLEQLAEMIPCILQYLNIASIIGMGVGAGAFVLAKFGLLHPEAVEGLVLVNIDPQAKGWMDWAAHKLSGLTSSTTDMILAHLFTQEELSAAPPAVQSSRARLGATPNAPLLWGMYNSCPMLLVVGDGSPHEEAVVECNAKLDPTQTSFLKMADGGGQPQLSQPAKLTEAFKYFVQGMGYIPHVLDRKRSVGPGRERRQR, from the exons atgggggacccagacccagagatggggggacagacccacaggtgggggtcccagccccatagatgtgtgtgcccctggacacctgggtcccctctgccccatagatccgggtccagccccataggtgggggtccccccggccacctgggtcccctccccagtcccctgggtcccccctccccgggcacctggggcccttccatcccttccctggccccatgggtgccccctgccccacggccgtgggtccagccccatagccgtggggtggggctgtccccagacgagtcgtgcttcaccccgctcttcgcccacgaggagatgggggagatcgtcaagaacttcctggtggtccacgtcgacccccccggcatggaggagggcgcccccccctaccccccagg gtaccagtacccctcactggagcaactggccgagatgatcccctgcatcctccagtacctcaa catcgccagcatcatcgggatgggggtgggggccggcgccttcgtcctggcgaaatttggg ctgctgcaccccgaggcggtggaggggctggtgctggtcaacatcgacccccaggccaagggctggatggactgggccgcgcacaag ctctcgggcctgacgtcctccaccaccgacatgatcctggcccatctcttcacccag gaggagctgtcggccgcccccccggccgtgcagagcagccgggcccggctgggggcgacccccaacgcccccctgctgtggggcatgtacaacag ctgccccatgttgctggtggtgggcgacggctccccccacgaggaggccgtg gtggagtgcaacgccaagctggaccccacccagacctccttcctcaag atggcggacggaggggggcagccccagctcagccag ccggccaagctgacagaggccttcaagtacttcgtgcagggcatgggctaca tcccccacgtCCTGGACCGCAAGCGCAGCGTGGGGCCAGGTAGGGAGAGACGTCAGCGATGA
- the LOC141733885 gene encoding protein NDRG2-like isoform X1, giving the protein MGDPDPEMGGQTHRWGSQPHRCVCPWTPGSPLPHRSGSSPIGGGPPGHLGPLPSPLGPPSPGTWGPSIPSLAPWVPPAPRPWVQPHSRGVGLSPDESCFTPLFAHEEMGEIVKNFLVVHVDPPGMEEGAPPYPPGYQYPSLEQLAEMIPCILQYLNIASIIGMGVGAGAFVLAKFGLLHPEAVEGLVLVNIDPQAKGWMDWAAHKLSGLTSSTTDMILAHLFTQEELSAAPPAVQSSRARLGATPNAPLLWGMYNSRGDLGLVRSGAGSLRCPMLLVVGDGSPHEEAVVECNAKLDPTQTSFLKMADGGGQPQLSQPAKLTEAFKYFVQGMGYIPHVLDRKRSVGPGRERRQR; this is encoded by the exons atgggggacccagacccagagatggggggacagacccacaggtgggggtcccagccccatagatgtgtgtgcccctggacacctgggtcccctctgccccatagatccgggtccagccccataggtgggggtccccccggccacctgggtcccctccccagtcccctgggtcccccctccccgggcacctggggcccttccatcccttccctggccccatgggtgccccctgccccacggccgtgggtccagccccatagccgtggggtggggctgtccccagacgagtcgtgcttcaccccgctcttcgcccacgaggagatgggggagatcgtcaagaacttcctggtggtccacgtcgacccccccggcatggaggagggcgcccccccctaccccccagg gtaccagtacccctcactggagcaactggccgagatgatcccctgcatcctccagtacctcaa catcgccagcatcatcgggatgggggtgggggccggcgccttcgtcctggcgaaatttggg ctgctgcaccccgaggcggtggaggggctggtgctggtcaacatcgacccccaggccaagggctggatggactgggccgcgcacaag ctctcgggcctgacgtcctccaccaccgacatgatcctggcccatctcttcacccag gaggagctgtcggccgcccccccggccgtgcagagcagccgggcccggctgggggcgacccccaacgcccccctgctgtggggcatgtacaacag ccgcggtgacctgggcctggtgcgcagcggggccggcagcctgcg ctgccccatgttgctggtggtgggcgacggctccccccacgaggaggccgtg gtggagtgcaacgccaagctggaccccacccagacctccttcctcaag atggcggacggaggggggcagccccagctcagccag ccggccaagctgacagaggccttcaagtacttcgtgcagggcatgggctaca tcccccacgtCCTGGACCGCAAGCGCAGCGTGGGGCCAGGTAGGGAGAGACGTCAGCGATGA